A window from Planctomycetota bacterium encodes these proteins:
- a CDS encoding protein kinase, with translation MVANLAGKIERIGGYNVVAVLGHGAGSTIYAVQQKRDHQLFALKRVVRERPEQQKFVDQVLIEYEVSKAVDHPTIRRCYKVKRVRKFFSLSEAMLVMELVDGRSLVQNKPTNMRELVRVFLAVASGLAAMHKAGYVHADIKPNNILLTDRGEVKIIDLGQACRMGAVKDRIQGTPDYIAPEQVHRIALTGKTDIFNFGATMYWCLTDSHIPTLIPKGGSGEMIRKEDMELRPPVDLNPKVPLGLNSLVLHCLQFLPEDRPESMAEVRSRLETILLKIDREQNVPAQASGK, from the coding sequence ATCGTGGCGAACCTGGCCGGGAAAATTGAACGGATTGGCGGATACAACGTCGTCGCGGTGCTCGGACACGGCGCCGGCAGCACCATCTACGCCGTCCAGCAGAAACGGGATCATCAGCTTTTCGCCCTCAAGCGCGTCGTCCGCGAGCGGCCCGAACAGCAGAAGTTCGTCGATCAGGTGTTGATCGAATACGAAGTCTCCAAGGCCGTCGATCACCCGACCATCCGCCGCTGCTACAAAGTCAAACGCGTCCGCAAGTTCTTCTCGCTCTCCGAAGCCATGCTGGTCATGGAACTTGTCGATGGGCGCAGTCTCGTGCAGAACAAGCCCACGAACATGCGCGAGCTGGTGCGCGTCTTCCTCGCCGTCGCCAGCGGGCTCGCCGCCATGCACAAGGCCGGCTACGTCCACGCCGACATCAAGCCCAACAACATCCTCCTCACCGACCGTGGCGAGGTGAAGATCATCGACCTGGGGCAGGCCTGCCGCATGGGCGCGGTCAAGGACCGCATCCAGGGCACGCCCGACTACATCGCCCCCGAGCAGGTCCACCGCATCGCCCTGACCGGCAAGACCGACATCTTCAACTTCGGCGCCACCATGTACTGGTGCCTCACCGATTCGCACATCCCCACGCTCATCCCCAAGGGCGGCTCCGGCGAAATGATCCGCAAGGAGGACATGGAGCTTCGACCGCCCGTCGACCTCAACCCCAAAGTCCCCCTCGGGCTCAACAGTCTCGTCCTCCACTGCCTTCAGTTCCTCCCCGAAGACCGCCCCGAGTCCATGGCCGAAGTCCGCTCGCGACTCGAAACGATCCTCCTGAAAATCGACCGCGAGCAGAACGTCCCGGCTCAGGCCTCCGGCAAGTAA
- a CDS encoding YHYH protein produces the protein MQPTSRSSLGTLVRPALVIAVLVLGAIAAAQQQRAFESRVAIAEHDGVRTIRSNGIPNHVMGEFPNRGNPNTVSEQKYEFHVTMTPRVADRITPLRGNLFGVAINGVPFDPGTAEIWTPNGRGRMGPGAGPPDELWNYDALSGKINLGLDANNAHVQPTGAYHYHGLPTGLIASLREGQRMTLVGYAADGFPIYARYGYVDPNNPNSGTREMQSSYRLKHGQRPGGDKAPGGAYDGTYVQDFEYVKGLGDLDECNGRVGVTPEYPKGIYHYYLTRTYPFVPRFFRGTPDPSFRHGPPAGGPGGERRGPGPGPGGPGGFGPPDGPPPLR, from the coding sequence ATGCAACCGACTTCCCGTTCGTCCCTCGGCACGCTTGTCCGACCGGCCCTGGTGATCGCCGTGCTGGTTCTCGGCGCCATCGCCGCGGCGCAGCAGCAGCGGGCTTTCGAGTCCCGTGTCGCCATCGCCGAACACGACGGCGTCCGCACCATCCGTTCCAACGGTATTCCGAATCACGTGATGGGCGAATTCCCCAACCGCGGGAACCCCAACACGGTGTCGGAACAGAAGTACGAGTTTCATGTCACGATGACCCCGCGCGTCGCCGACCGCATCACGCCGCTGCGCGGCAACCTGTTCGGCGTGGCGATCAACGGCGTGCCCTTCGATCCGGGCACGGCGGAGATATGGACGCCCAACGGACGCGGCCGCATGGGCCCGGGGGCCGGCCCGCCCGATGAATTGTGGAACTACGATGCGCTGTCCGGCAAGATCAACCTCGGCCTCGACGCCAACAACGCCCATGTCCAGCCCACCGGCGCGTACCACTATCACGGCCTGCCCACCGGGCTCATCGCCTCGCTCAGGGAAGGTCAGCGGATGACGCTCGTCGGTTACGCCGCCGACGGGTTCCCGATTTACGCCCGATATGGCTACGTCGATCCGAACAACCCCAACTCCGGCACGCGCGAAATGCAGTCCAGCTATCGCCTCAAGCACGGCCAGCGCCCCGGCGGCGACAAGGCCCCCGGCGGCGCGTATGACGGCACGTATGTGCAGGATTTCGAATACGTCAAAGGCCTCGGCGATCTCGATGAATGCAACGGCCGCGTCGGCGTCACACCCGAATACCCCAAGGGCATCTACCACTATTACCTGACCCGCACGTACCCCTTCGTCCCGCGCTTTTTCCGAGGCACGCCCGATCCGTCCTTCCGCCACGGCCCGCCCGCCGGCGGCCCGGGAGGCGAACGGCGCGGGCCAGGCCCCGGCCCCGGAGGCCCCGGCGGGTTCGGCCCGCCCGATGGCCCGCCGCCGCTGCGATGA
- a CDS encoding DNA-binding protein codes for MLALAQQIIEPIPGFYEPFSSLSHLIGAGIALVLTVPLMRRARGHAGRVFIAALFAFTVIFQLSMSGVYHLLGEGAGREVLQRLDHAAIFSLIAGTLTIVHGLLFRGWMRWGMIGGVWAMAATAITLKSIFFDDVPEWMSLSMYLVLGWLGLVSGAALWRRFGWAYVRPIVWGGLAYTIGAVCEFVRWPWIWPNVIGPHEVFHLAVLIGIGCHAYFVYGIAGGHVDPITVVRRMDE; via the coding sequence ATGCTCGCGCTCGCTCAACAGATCATTGAGCCCATTCCCGGTTTTTACGAGCCGTTCAGTTCGCTTTCGCATCTGATCGGCGCGGGGATCGCGCTGGTGCTCACCGTGCCGCTGATGCGCCGGGCGCGGGGGCATGCGGGTCGCGTGTTTATCGCCGCGCTATTCGCTTTCACCGTGATCTTCCAACTTTCGATGAGCGGCGTGTATCACCTGCTCGGCGAAGGCGCCGGCCGCGAGGTGCTCCAGCGACTCGATCACGCCGCGATCTTCTCGCTGATCGCCGGCACGCTCACGATCGTGCACGGCCTGCTGTTCCGCGGTTGGATGCGGTGGGGTATGATCGGCGGCGTGTGGGCCATGGCGGCGACGGCGATCACGCTCAAGTCGATCTTCTTCGATGATGTGCCCGAATGGATGTCGCTGAGCATGTACCTGGTACTCGGCTGGCTGGGCCTCGTCAGCGGTGCGGCGTTGTGGCGGCGGTTCGGATGGGCGTATGTGCGGCCGATCGTCTGGGGCGGTCTGGCGTACACGATCGGCGCGGTGTGCGAGTTCGTGCGATGGCCGTGGATCTGGCCGAACGTGATCGGTCCGCACGAGGTGTTCCATCTCGCCGTGCTCATCGGCATCGGATGCCACGCCTACTTCGTCTACGGCATCGCCGGCGGACACGTCGATCCGATCACCGTTGTCCGACGCATGGATGAGTAG